A single Syntrophorhabdus sp. DNA region contains:
- a CDS encoding glycosyltransferase family 2 protein: MDLTAYIALVFWTAVLVVFYAYAGYPLVLAVLGVFGTHRPVYPGTDRLPKVSLLISAYNEAAAIEDKLLNSLDLDYPEELLEIVVVSDASSDGTDDIVRKYEGRAIVLKRCEGHIGKTACLNRTVPETAGDIIVFSDANSRYDRRAVRCLVESFSDREIGFVTGRTEYLSREGDGGSSPAGLYTRVERLTKALEGRIGSCVGADGAIFAIRKSLYRPLDASDINDLVIPLRIVRQGYRGILAPDAFCLEPAAPDVSGEFTRHVRITTRSLRAIFRHPGLLNPFRFPLFSFELVSHKLMRFFAPFALFTALFTNVLITVAGGGSVYGAILFLQACLYVLWLAGSLNIPLSFLTRLSRAAHAFCAVNLAILIGWIKFLKGEKYTTWATQR, from the coding sequence ATGGACCTTACGGCATACATAGCATTAGTGTTCTGGACGGCGGTTCTCGTTGTTTTCTACGCTTACGCGGGCTACCCTCTCGTTCTTGCGGTCCTTGGTGTCTTCGGGACACACAGGCCGGTTTATCCCGGGACCGACCGCCTTCCGAAGGTGAGTCTCCTCATTTCAGCGTACAATGAAGCAGCAGCGATCGAAGACAAGCTGCTCAATTCTCTCGATCTCGACTATCCGGAGGAACTCCTCGAGATCGTGGTCGTCTCCGACGCGTCGAGCGACGGGACCGACGATATCGTGCGCAAATACGAGGGTCGGGCCATCGTCCTGAAACGCTGTGAAGGACACATCGGCAAGACGGCCTGCCTGAACAGGACCGTGCCTGAAACGGCGGGGGATATCATCGTTTTCTCCGACGCCAATTCGCGGTACGACCGCCGGGCGGTAAGGTGCCTGGTGGAGAGTTTCTCCGACAGGGAGATCGGGTTCGTGACGGGCAGGACGGAATACCTCTCCCGGGAAGGTGACGGCGGATCGTCCCCCGCCGGGTTGTACACCCGCGTCGAGAGGCTTACGAAGGCACTCGAGGGCAGGATAGGCTCCTGCGTCGGCGCGGACGGAGCGATATTTGCCATCCGCAAGTCCCTCTACCGGCCCCTCGATGCCAGCGACATCAACGATCTCGTGATACCCCTCAGGATAGTGCGGCAGGGTTACCGGGGAATTCTTGCCCCCGACGCGTTCTGTCTCGAGCCCGCCGCCCCCGACGTGTCCGGTGAGTTCACGAGGCACGTGAGGATAACGACGAGGTCCTTGAGGGCCATCTTCAGGCATCCGGGGCTCCTGAATCCCTTCAGATTCCCCCTGTTCTCCTTCGAACTCGTCTCGCACAAGCTCATGCGGTTCTTCGCCCCCTTCGCGCTCTTCACCGCCTTGTTCACGAACGTCCTCATCACGGTTGCGGGTGGAGGGTCTGTGTACGGGGCGATCCTTTTCCTGCAGGCCTGTCTCTATGTCCTGTGGCTTGCGGGGTCCCTCAACATTCCCCTCTCCTTCCTCACCCGCCTGTCCCGTGCGGCACACGCCTTCTGCGCCGTGAACCTCGCGATCCTCATCGGCTGGATCAAATTCCTCAAAGGCGAAAAGTACACAACCTGGGCAACACAACGGTAA
- a CDS encoding glycosyltransferase family 4 protein — translation MTSKTNILFILQTFRTGGSERVVIDLCRRLDRGRFNCFAAALIDGDLRETLEEMGIATLLPRMRSARQDALSVMRGISDFIGANAIRVVNAHHFTPFFYGFYGARRHGSRIFYTAHSRREVELMGRPWRILGGALMRLADGAIGVSPDVSEAVR, via the coding sequence ATGACCTCCAAGACCAACATTCTCTTCATCCTTCAGACTTTCCGCACCGGGGGGTCGGAACGGGTTGTGATCGACCTGTGCCGCCGTCTCGACCGGGGGAGGTTCAATTGCTTCGCGGCGGCGCTCATTGACGGGGACCTCCGGGAGACGCTCGAAGAGATGGGCATTGCCACGCTCCTTCCGCGGATGCGCTCGGCACGGCAGGACGCGCTGAGTGTCATGCGCGGTATCTCGGATTTCATCGGGGCAAACGCCATCCGCGTGGTGAACGCCCACCATTTCACGCCATTCTTCTATGGTTTCTACGGGGCAAGGCGCCACGGCTCAAGGATCTTCTACACGGCGCACAGCCGCAGGGAGGTTGAGCTGATGGGCAGGCCCTGGCGCATCCTCGGCGGTGCCTTGATGCGTCTTGCCGATGGGGCGATAGGGGTGTCCCCCGATGTCAGCGAAGCCGTCAGG